Proteins encoded together in one Anopheles darlingi chromosome 3, idAnoDarlMG_H_01, whole genome shotgun sequence window:
- the LOC125956647 gene encoding allatotropins-like yields MEIMKISINRLTLLVFVATALLCWQASEAGPARQLASLAAARASKIPRSIRAPFRNSEMMTARGFGKRGRVPIGVNYGGTSASRGRTGADGDLELAGGWIEEKHELGRLIDDMAGLDQSLSSSSAAAASSAIDPLGVGEQETTSFPLDWFANEMSTNPVLARSILQRFVDTNRDGLLEAAELLPSTVTGSGGGGGGGGGGSSGSPGSPLNEVVELY; encoded by the coding sequence ATTATGAAAATATCCATCAACCGGTTGACGCTGCTGGTGTTCGTTGCGACGGCGCTACTGTGCTGGCAGGCTTCCGAGGCCGGTCCGGCTCGGCAGCTGGCCAGTCTGGCGGCAGCAAGAGCCTCCAAGATACCGCGCTCGATTCGGGCACCGTTCCGCAATTCGGAGATGATGACGGCCCGCGGTTTCGGTAAACGCGGTCGGGTACCGATCGGTGTGAACTACGGTGGTACATCGGCATCGCGTGGCCGcaccggtgccgatggtgatcTGGAGCTGGCGGGCGGCTGGATCGAGGAGAAGCACGAGCTGGGCCGCCTGATCGACGACATGGCCGGACTCGACCAatcactgtcgtcgtcgtcggcggcggcggcatcgtcgGCGATCGATCCGCTCGGTGTCGGCGAACAGGAGACGACGAGCTTCCCGCTCGATTGGTTCGCCAACGAGATGTCCACCAACCCGGTACTGGCCCGGTCCATTCTGCAGCGCTTCGTCGACACCAACCGGGATGGGTTGCTGGAAGCGGCCGAGCTGCTACCATCGACTGTcactggcagtggtggtggtggtggtggcggcggaggcGGCAGTAGTGGAAGTCCTGGTTCACCCTTGAACGAGGTGGTCGAGTTGTACTAA